In the genome of Oscarella lobularis chromosome 1, ooOscLobu1.1, whole genome shotgun sequence, one region contains:
- the LOC136199522 gene encoding uncharacterized protein: MHWCSIVSVIVLCVVSLSHQDDKGSTNCPLQKGDKGGRGVPGHTGMPGNRGHKGDKGAQGSEGKNGDKGDQGEKGLQGFPGTQGPTGVVGPPGAQGPVGPQGPRGHTGIQGVSGIQGPKGQKGTQGIKGEDGSTGPRGRGGIDGIPGPPGHPGVTGPIGPKGDKGVKGEQGLTGHKGEQGLQGIPGPDIDESILKNLKEQIVKDLKSSLGTALKPIAYLVGAGNWQTYNSGQVFAHWSTSTSGSYPTVLQGGMTYSDGYITVPESGIYFIYFQMYADGLSSPGYRSPGIYVDSLLIGRTDERFVNRDDRSQYLGMLWNVRKSSRLSLRALGGTMIYYFGPQYTVFGAWKIN, encoded by the exons ATGCATTGGTGTTCAATCGTCTCTGTCATCGTTCTTTgcgtcgtttctctctcgCATCAAGATGACAAAGGCAGTACTAACTGCCCTCTCcagaaaggagacaaaggaggCAGA GGAGTTCCGGGCCACACGGGAATGCCAGGCAATAGG GGTCATAAGGGAGACAAAGGAGCGCAAGGAAGCGAGGGAAAAAATGGAGATAAA GGTGACCAAGGTGAAAAAGGATTGCAAGGCTTTCCTGGAACACAG GGTCCCACTGGTGTTGTTGGACCTCCCGGTGCTCAAGGTCCAGTCGGGCCACAGGGACCTCGTGGACATACTGGAATCCAA GGTGTCTCCGGAATACAGGGACCAAAAGGACAAAAAGGAACACAAGGCATCAAG GGAGAGGATGGATCGACAGGaccaagaggaagaggaggaatcGACGGAATTCCT GGTCCACCAGGCCATCCAGGAGTAACTGGACCAATTGGAcctaaaggagacaaa GGAGTAAAGGGAGAGCAAGGATTGACTGGTCATAAAGGAGAGCAGGGACTTCAAGGAATACCAGGACCTGAC ATAGATGAATCGATTCTGAAGAATTTAAAAGAACAA ATTGTAAAAGATCTAAAATCTTCACTTGGCACAGCACTGAAACCGATTGCTTACCTTGTTGGTGCCGGCAATTGGCAAACCTACAACAGCG GACAAGTCTTTGCTCACTGGTCAACTAGCACGTCGGGCTCCTATCCAACCGTTCTTCAAGGTGGAATGACGTACAGCGACGGATACATCACAGTACCTGAATCTGgaatctattttatttactttcAAATGTACGCTGATGGATTATCATCGCCTGGTTATCGCTCTCCTGGCATTTACGTTGATTCACTTCTTATTGGCCGTACAGATGAGCGTTTCGTGAACAGGGACGACAGATCTCAATATCTTGGAATGCTTTGGAATGTGAGAAAGAGCAGCCGATTGTCTCTAAGGGCACTGGGTGGAACTATGATATACTATTTTGGTCCTCAATATACCGTTTTTGGTGCGTGGAAGATCAACTGA
- the LOC136188814 gene encoding von Willebrand factor A domain-containing protein 7-like, which translates to MYYSLQRFLSPPGMASSLLLLVLAHSANAFVPTAFNEKLAGIADKIFGGSYSTTIAGSTTHIEMTQASMAQVGRALLQKRRLLPAEFPSDDPNEIVRAAFGNSASAEGFVDAIATVSTANADVDVEEADDATAHFDAESFLVANERLLALYSAAVRSVVVEALDDARTSIGQLLHGLQDFYSHSNWIELGNTKPNENLAIRGRRPTNIAPPRVSTCRDCPGSIFALPRKSCRNNLATSFITSGYTQNNPKPDADNLEGGVENGDGKCSHGGVIDLTSLRHAKGGINKDSTSEVISPHNYLHVEAVRVATAATVALLNSLWDRVGDDRFTRFMGLDYGATISFVFDATSTLRDDMIEAYRQMSASFANSPSLRPSDFFFVPFNDRDFGGLYQTRIPADFENRISSVKTSVSSAGVSLAVSGLILALRSSKKGSTIYLFTDNGANDFNRYPEAVALFAAKRVKVIVVVGNSSLNLWRPDRGINSNSIYNYLAEVSGGQVLSEITSKTGHVLQLASSFVDATGISLAQYESTTPSGPFGVNVTVTVDDLVTNMTLSLSGRNPTLRLTKPNGQPPVFEQNDIVQSENAAFAIVHSPDRGSWTMQVINTESRFDLLVKGTSSLNFVPSLVQATFNNTHPGLFSILGQPRIGDLVTVRLSVSGLPDGGTVDKVLFLLENTTLVGEYVAVLFDDTTNNILYVTQGEATVPAEPFNIAISGQYNGQTFVRLAFTLITPVAFKVETVPKSRSSVKQGNKLGLKFVVSTANIEAEYLDMTVEAEDQLGLTGVLQPSSFRLGADSSQTVAIEIAVPTCFPLTSLDSVVIVVRSQTTNERSSFLTNVFVDSQFNDYDPPVCFVDYVNSTSCTPNDCTGNWSSSVTILDKGSNLHTIGVESSTASISHPNLSTSRNAFVTATVTASCCTESVTVNVADASGNQATCTPMKTSTTESNCDPAPCLNGGRCQGPNSCLCLGGYFGNNCGQEGCQKPSAPLNGVLNGDAAAFQEGQLANFSCTDPFELTGDNLLTCCPFGWAGSQPFCLSSGSTVPANAMILTLVLVLGVAVFIGK; encoded by the exons ATGTATTATTCCTTGCAACGCTTCCTCTCGCCACCAGGCATGGCTTCAAGTCTCCTCCTACTTGTCCTCGCGCACAGTGCGAACGCCTTCGTCCCGACGGCCTTCAACGAGAAACTCGCCGGCATCGCCGACAAAATATTCGGCGGATCGTATTCGACAACGATcgccggatcgacgacgcacaTCGAAATGACGCAGGCGTCGATGGCGCAAGTCGGTCGCGCACTCCTTCAGAAACGCCGCCTTCTTCCCGCCGAATTCCCAAGCGACGACCcgaacgaaatcgttcgcgCCGCATTCGGAAACTCGGCGTCAGCTGAGGGCTTTGTCGACGCCATAGCAACGGTATCCAcggcgaacgccgacgtcgacgtcgaggagGCGGACGACGCGACGGCCCATTTCGACGCGGAGAGCTTTCTCGTCGCCAACGAGcgtcttctcgctctctACAGCGCCGCAGTGCGAAGcgttgtcgtcgaagcgctcgacgacgctcgcacGTCGATCGGGCAACTCCTACACGGTCTACAGGACTTCTACAGTCACTCGAATTGGATCGAACTCGGTAATACGAAGCCGAACGAGAATCTCGCCATTCGCGGACGCCGACCGACGAACATCGCTCCGCCGCGCGTTTCTACGTGTCGAGATTGTCCGGGCAGCATTTTCGCTCTACCGCGAAAATCGTGTCGGAATAATCTCGCCACGAGTTTCATCACGAGCGGTTACACGCAGAATAACCCAAAGCCGGACGCCGATAATCTGGAGGGCGGCGttgaaaacggcgacgggaagTGCAGTCACGGCGGCGTCATCGATCTTACGTCGCTTAGACACGCGAAGGGCGGCATCAATAAGGATAGTACGAGCGAGGTTATTTCGCCGCATAACTATTTGCACGTGGAGGCGGTACGAGTTGCGACGGCCGCTACCGTCGCTTTGCTCAATAGCCTTTGGgatcgcgtcggcgacgatcggtTCACGCGTTTTATGGGACTCGATTACGGTGCGACGATCAGCTTTgtcttcgacgcgacgtcgacgctgcgAGACGATATGATCGAAGCTTATAGGCAGATGAGCGCGTCGTTCGCcaattcgccgtcgctgcgaccgagcgactttttcttcgtgccTTTTAACGACCGAG attttggaggtctATATCAAACTCGCATTCCAGCTGACTTTGAAAACAGAATTTCGTCTGTTAAGACTTCTGTATCCTCTGCTGGTGTAAGTCTCGCAGTCAGCGGCCTTATTCTCGCACTCAGAAGCAGCAAGAAAGGATCCACCATCTACCTATTCACGGACAACGGTGCCAACGACTTCAATCGATACCCTGAAGCCGTCGCTCTTTTCGCAGCTAAACGAGTCAAggtcattgtcgtcgttggcaATTCGTCGCTGAATCTATGGCGACCGGACAGAGGAATCAATTCCAATTCGATTTACAACTATTTGGCGGAGGTATCCGGTGGTCAAGTGCTGTCAGAAATCACGTCAAAGACAGGACACGTTCTACAACTCgcctcgtcgttcgtcgacgcgactgGCATCAGTCTGGCGCAATACGAATCAACGACGCCTTCGGGCCCCTTCGGTGTAAACGTGACTGTGACTGTCGATGATCTTGTGACGAATATGACCCTCTCTTTGAGCGGAAGAAATCCGACTCTCAGACTGACTAAACCTAACGGTCAGCCGCCTGTGTTTGAGCAAAACGACATCGTTCAGTCAGAGAACGCCGCTTTTGCTATTGTACACAGTCCGGATCGAGGCTCGTGGACTATGCAAGTGATCAACACCGAGAGCCGCTTTGATTTGCTCGTCAAAGGCACGAGCTCGCTCAACTTTGTACCTAGTCTCGTCCAGGCAACCTTCAATAACACTCATCCAGGATTGTTTTCCATACTAGGCCAACCTAGAATTG GCGACTTGGTCACTGTACGATTGTCAGTTAGCGGTCTTCCCGATGGAGGTACCGTGGACAAGGTCCTTTTCTTGCTAGAAAACACGACCCTCGTTGGAGAATATGTCGCCGTTCTTTTTGACGATACAACCAACAATATTTTATATGTGACCCAAGGAGAAGCTACCGTTCCGGCCGAACCGTTTAACATTGCAATTTCGGGACAATATAACGGGCAGACTTTCGTTCGCCTCGCTTTCACTCTCATAACGCCCGTTGCATTCAAAGTGGAAACTGTCCCTAAATCACGAAGCAGCGTCAAACAGGGAAATAAATTGGGTTTGAAATTTGTAGTGTCAACGGCGAATATCGAGGCGGAATATCTCGATATGACGGTCGAAGCCGAGGATCAATTGGGCCTGACCGGCGTGCTGCAACCGagttcgtttcgtctcgGCGCCGACAGTTCGCAGACGGTTGCGATTGAGATTGCTGTACCGACGTGCTTTCCTCTAACTTCTCTTGACAGCGTTGTGATCGTTGTCAGATCACAGACGACCAATGAGAGGAGCTCGTTTCTTacaaacgttttcgtcgattcgcag ttTAATGACTATGATCCACCGGTTTGTTTCGTCGACTACGTcaactcgacgtcgtgcaCGCCAAACGATTGCACTGGAAACTGGTCTTCTTCTGTGACGATTCTCGACAAAGGATCGAATTTGCATACTATTGGAGTTGAATCGTCAACTGCCTCGATTTCTCACCCCAATCTTTCTACGAGTCGCAATGCGTTCGTCACGGCAACAGTCACGGCGTCTTGCTGTACGGAAAGCGTCACAGTGAACGTGGCAGATGCGTCAGGAAATCAGGCCACGTGCACGCCAATGAAGACGTCAACGACTGAAAGTAACTGTGACCCAGCTCCTTGCCTGAACGGAGGCCGGTGCCAAGGACCCAACAGCTGCTTGTGTCTCGGGGGATATTTTGGGAACAACTGCGGTCAAG AGGGCTGTCAGAAGCCGAGCGCTCCTCTAAACGGCGTACTCAACGGAGACGCAGCAGCTTTTCAAGAAGGACAATTGGCCAACTTTTCGTGCACTGATCCTTTTGAGCTTACTGGTGATAACCTACTCACTTGCTGTCCGTTCGGATGGGCAGGATCTCAGCCTTTCTGCCTTTCCAGCG GATCCACTGTTCCGGCAAACGCAATGATCTTGACCTTAGTGCTAGTTCTTGGTGTAGCTGTTTTTATAGGAAAATGA
- the LOC136187744 gene encoding uncharacterized protein isoform X1 produces MSANPWDKVVIPRLDALVGVIDVEGELLDRLTARGLITRDDWEFLHLPSVTKRNKARELLMKILPCKGGSKAFDSFVNALRLTEGQKHIVEILEMPELNFYCCHGDEISELKKENAVQVRLRKGVEMICLGLRTKYETPQRREHFWKAVESPLPPSSSIDGRVAEIDGTLTVANTTKQLFRYSNGKWTDSLISVNIRSLMKCHEKGYVLIRDENGFCRHVSEIDSARVLAMLPVDHQLRYSSAIGHGGKIYIVGGVDEAFNRSAIVSVLDIETNKWTRVKSMKSERLACSLTTIGNKLFVGGGVGVDVMGSKDAHCLDLGAEKWTTLSPTTNKQCHFAALYGNLVATGGRCDENHKFSTSVEFYDKETDCWLPLPSMNSPRYGHGACTTEDNKLYSKSSWHQESQREGEQIFRFCEVIRLGTVSFAPVTRECTRAAVECTSKDNKHTLYANKSRLSLRRT; encoded by the exons ATGAGTGCAAATCCGTGGGATAAAGTTGTCATTCCTCGCCTCGACGCACTCGTAGGGgttatcgacgtcgaaggcgagcTTCTCGATCGTCTGACGGCGCGCGGATTGATCACACGCGACGACTGGGAGTTCCTTCATCTTCCTTCCGTCACAAAACGCAACAAAGCGCGCGAACTCCTTATGAAAATTCTGCCGTGCAAAGGAGGCAGTAAGGCTTTCGACTCGTTCGTGAATGCTCTAAGGCTAACAGAAGGTCAGAAGCACATCGTTGAAATTCTTGAAATGCCTGAGCTAA ATTTTTATTGTTGTCATGGTGACGAAATATCGGagttgaaaaaggaaaatgctGTGCAAGTGAGGCTACGAAAGGGAGTGGAAATGATTTGTCTGGGACTGAGGACAAAATACGAG ACTCCTCAACGTAGGGAACACTTTTGGAAGGCAGTAGAATCGCCTCTTCCGCCATCTTCTTCCATTGATGGACGAGTGGCAGAAATCGATGGAACGCTGACTGTTGCTAATACAACAAAACAGCTGTTCCGATATTCTAATGGAAAGTGGACCGATTCGCTCATTAGCGTGAACATACGCAGTCTAATGAAGTGCCACGAAAAAGGATACGTTCTTATCAGAGACGAAAACGGTTTCTGCAGACACGTTTCTGAAATTGACAGCGCACGCGTGCTTGCGATGTTGCCCGTCGATCATCAATTGCGCTATTCATCTGCAATTGGTCACGGGGGAAAAATCTACATTGTAGGGGGAGTAGATGAAGCCTTCAATCGAAGTGCCATTGTCAGTGTTCTGGACATTGAAACCAACAAATGGACGAGAGTTAAAAGTATGAAGTCAGAACGACTTGCCTGCTCACTGACAACTATTGGTAATAAACTATTCGTTGGCGGTGGGGTTGGTGTCGACGTGATGGGAAGTAAAGATGCCCACTGCCTTGATTTGGGTGCAGAAAAATGGACTACCCTGTCGCCCACAACGAATAAACAATGTCATTTTGCTGCACTTTACGGAAACCTTGTTGCAACGGGAGGAAGATGTGACGAAAACCATAAATTCTCTACTTCTGTAGAATTTTATGACAAAGAAACAGACTGTTGGCTTCCATTGCCTTCAATGAATAGTCCACGGTATGGGCACGGTGCATGCACAACGGAAGACAATAAATT ATATAGTAAAAGTTCATGGCATCAGGAGAGTCAGCGAGAAGGAGagcaaatttttcgtttttgcgaAGTGATACGTCTGGGCACG GTATCTTTTGCACCGGTCACTCGTGAATGCACGCGAGCCGCCGTCGAATGCACAAGCAAAGATAACAAACACACTCTTTACGCAAACAAAAGTCGCCTAAGCTTGAGACGAACTTGA
- the LOC136187744 gene encoding pulmonary surfactant-associated protein D-like isoform X2, which yields MHWCLLILLSLVSFSYQSEESSTNFRLPKGDKGDRGSPGHPGVRGITGPKGDKGAHGSAGENGPKGDQGAKGSQGFPGKQGPAGVIGPTGPQGATGSQGLRGETGLQGVPGIQGPKGQKGVQGLKGEIGWTGPRGRRGIDGIPGPPGHPGVSGPIGLKGDKGMKGERGLTGHKGQQGLRGIPGPDIDEHVLKRLKKEIVADLKSSLSTILKPIAYLVGDGSTWQTYSPGQVITHWSTRTSGSLPSVVQGGMTYSNGYITVPESGIYFIYSNLYADGLSTPDICSSAIFVDSLRIGFTGDHFESISDRSQHVGMLWNVRKGGRLSVRVACRMKYDFRRDYACFGAWKIN from the exons ATGCATTGGTGCCTACTcatccttctttctctcgtttcgttttcataTCAAAGCGAGGAAAGCAGCACGAATTTTCGTCTCCCGAAAGGAgataaaggagacaga GGATCTCCTGGCCACCCCGGAGTGCGTGGCATTACA GGTCccaaaggagacaaaggagcACACGGAAGTGCGGGAGAAAACGGACCCAAA GGTGATCAAGGTGCTAAAGGATCTCAAGGCTTTCCCGGAAAAcag GGTCCTGCTGGTGTCATTGGTCCCACCGGTCCCCAAGGTGCAACTGGATCACAGGGACTTCGCGGAGAAACTGGACTGCAA GGTGTACCCGGCATACAAGGTCCAAAAGGACAAAAGGGAGTACAGGGACTAAAG GGAGAGATAGGATGGACAGGGccaagaggaagacgaggaaTCGACGGAATTCCT GGCCCACCGGGCCACCCTGGAGTATCTGGACCAATTGGACTCAAAGGAGATAAA GGAATGAAGGGAGAGCGAGGATTGACTGGTCACAAAGGACAGCAGGGACTTCGAGGAATACCAGGACCTGAT ATAGATGAACATGTTTTAAAACGACTGAAAAAAGAG ATTGTAGCAGATCTGAAGTCTTCACTGAGTACAATATTGAAACCTATTGCATACCTTGTTGGTGATGGTTCTACGTGGCAAACCTATTCGCCGG gCCAGGTAATTACTCACTGGTCAACTAGAACGTCAGGCTCCCTTCCATCTGTCGTCCAAGGTGGAATGACGTACAGCAATGGATATATCACTGTACCAGAATCTGgaatctattttatttactcCAATTTGTATGCTGATGGATTATCGACACCAGACATTTGTTCATCTGCCATCTTTGTTGATTCACTTCGCATCGGCTTTACAGGAGACCATTTTGAAAGCATTTCTGACAGATCTCAACATGTTGGAATGCTTTGGAATGTGAGAAAGGGCGGCCGACTGTCTGTGAGGGTGGCATGCCGAATGAAATacgattttcgtcgtgaCTACGCCTGTTTTGGTGCGTGGAAGATCAACTAA